In Phyllobacterium zundukense, the following are encoded in one genomic region:
- the rfbB gene encoding dTDP-glucose 4,6-dehydratase, with protein MNILVTGGAGFIGSAVCRHLAANPQNHVVNVDKLTYAGNLASLRQIENYPNYSFVQADICDDATILGILRNEKIDAVMHLAAESHVDRSIDGPAAFIETNIVGTFRMLNAALAYWRELPEPARSAFRFHHISTDEVFGDLPFDSGIFTEETSYAPSSPYSASKASSDHLVRAWHETYGLPVVLSNCSNNYGPFHFPEKLIPLVILNALDGQPLPVYGAGANVRDWLFVEDHARALELVVTKGKPGESYNIGGRAERTNLDVVETICDILDKKRPRAGGAHYRDLITFVTDRPGHDRRYAIDATKIERELGWTPAETFETGLERTVQWYLDNDWWWQPIRGERYAGERLGASTKASV; from the coding sequence ATGAATATTCTCGTCACGGGCGGCGCCGGTTTTATCGGTTCCGCGGTTTGCCGCCACCTCGCCGCCAACCCTCAAAACCATGTGGTCAACGTTGACAAGCTCACTTATGCGGGAAATCTCGCTTCGCTGCGCCAGATAGAGAATTATCCCAATTACAGTTTCGTCCAGGCAGACATTTGCGACGATGCGACCATTCTGGGAATTCTTCGAAACGAGAAGATCGATGCGGTCATGCATCTGGCTGCAGAAAGCCATGTCGATCGCTCGATTGACGGTCCAGCGGCTTTTATCGAGACGAACATCGTAGGTACGTTTCGCATGCTGAATGCGGCGCTTGCTTATTGGCGCGAGCTGCCGGAGCCTGCCAGATCGGCTTTCCGGTTTCACCATATCTCCACGGATGAAGTGTTCGGTGATCTGCCTTTCGACAGTGGCATCTTCACCGAAGAAACGTCTTACGCACCTTCTTCGCCGTATTCCGCTTCGAAGGCGTCATCCGATCATCTGGTCAGGGCGTGGCATGAGACCTATGGTTTGCCCGTAGTGCTGTCGAACTGCTCGAACAATTACGGTCCCTTCCATTTCCCGGAAAAGCTCATTCCGCTGGTAATCCTCAATGCGCTGGACGGCCAGCCTTTGCCGGTATACGGGGCGGGCGCTAATGTGCGTGACTGGCTTTTCGTAGAAGATCATGCACGTGCACTGGAGCTTGTCGTCACTAAAGGCAAGCCGGGCGAAAGCTATAATATTGGCGGCCGTGCGGAGCGCACCAATCTCGATGTCGTCGAGACAATCTGTGATATTCTCGACAAGAAGCGCCCGCGGGCGGGTGGTGCGCATTATCGCGATTTGATCACTTTTGTCACCGATCGGCCGGGACATGATCGTCGCTATGCCATCGACGCCACTAAGATCGAGCGGGAGCTTGGCTGGACGCCGGCCGAGACGTTTGAAACTGGCCTGGAGCGGACGGTGCAGTGGTATCTCGATAATGATTGGTGGTGGCAGCCCATCCGCGGCGAACGCTATGCGGGTGAACGGCTCGGCGCCTCGACCAAGGCATCGGTATGA